The segment TATAAGAGTTTGAAAATGTAACAAATAATGTCTAAAAATTACCGAATTTCTCCCTAACTTTGAGGGCTTATACAAAGACAAAAAATAGGTCATTTTAAAAACAAAATCCTGATCTCTGATCCTAAAACCAATAAATAAAAATCGAAATATATAAATATGGACATTGTGTATGGGCTGAATGTGATTTTATGAAAAGAACGGCGCTTTTTTTAATAAGTATACTACTTATGGCAACTTTCCTCTCAGGTTGTGTTGAATCGACCGGAGGAGCTACCAGTGAATCCGAGGATATAACCATTGGAGCACTTTTACCGCTTACAGGAGGTCTTTCCTCTATAGGAGAAGCAAGCCAGACAGCACTTGCAGTATCTGCAGATGACATCAACGGCTATTTCTCAGGACTTGGTTCCGGAAAGAACGTGAATGTAATTGTAAAGGATACCGAAAGTAATCCTGAGATGGCTCTGGAGCAGCTTAAAGAACTTGATGAAATGGGGATAACGCTAGTTATCGGTCCACAGTCAAGCAATGAAGCAGAAGCTGTCCTTGAATATGCAAACGAGAATGGTATTACCCTTCTGAGTACTGCATCAACAGCTCCATCTTTAGCTATTCCTGATGATAACCTGTTCAGGCTTGTGCCTGATGACACTAACCAGGGAATGGTACTGGCTAGATTCATGCAGGAAGATGACATCAGTACTGTGATCCCTATGTACAGAAATGATGTTTGGGGTAATGGACTCTCTGATGAGGTTCGAAAAAGCTTTGAGGACCTTGACGGCACAGTGCTTGAGGGAGTTACGTATGAAACAGAAAATGTGGATTTTTCCGCAGAAGTAGAGTCACTCAATGAAAAGGTAGTAGCGGCCACTTCAGAAAACGATGCTGGATCTATAGCTGTGGTCCTCTGTTCCTACGGTGAAGTAACAGAGATCTTTGCTTTAGCACAGAACTATCCTGCTCTGTCAGATGTTAACTGGTATGGCACTGACGGCATAGCGCTGAACAAGGGCCTGATAGACGATAATGATGCAGCCAGTTTTGCTGCAACAATCAATGTCAAGGCGCCAATATACGGATACATAAGGGCAAATGACAGATATCAGGAGATCGCACCAAGGATCGAAGAACAACTTGGAAGACTTCCTGAGTCTTACGCATTAACAACATATGACGCTCTCTGGATAGCTACATTTGTCGATCTGGATTCAATCCCGAATGACGACGAAAGTGTAAAAAGGGCAATGAAAACCCTTACTGATTCGCACTTTGGAATGAGCGGATGGACAATACTCGATGAGAACGGAGACCGGAAATACTGGAACTATGACATCTGGACGGTCACTGAAGAAGATGGAAGTTACCAGTGGGAGCTATGCGGCAAGATAATTCTGCCATATGAGGACAATATGCTCATTATGCAGGGTGAAGAACTTGGCTTTGCTCAATGAATGATGGTGTGTTTGCACCATCTTTTTTTATTTTTAGTTTATTCCACATATTTGTCATGATCCGGAGGATAAGTTTTCATGGATCTACCTTTTTCAAGTGCTTTATGTGTAATGTCTGATGAAATATAACAGGCCATTTACGCTAGCAAATCCTGCACCTGCAGATTTCAATAACATGCAAATACAGCACATGAACATGTGATAAATTCTTTTTATTGTAGATAATTAAAAAAAAGCATTAAAATACTTTGAATACTTCGAAATATCTAATGACAACAGAAAAACAACATTACCTCACACCGCAGGAAGCGGCTAAAAAGCTTAGAGTCGAAACAAAGACGATCCATACATGGCTTGAGGAAGGGACAATTGATGGCTTAAATGTGGGCAGGCTCTGGAGAATTCCACGCTCTCAACTGGAGCAGGCAGGGACCAATTGTTTTACAGAAAATATGGACACATTGAACGTTAAAGATATCCCACGCAATATGTGTAATTACAATAAGGCCAGGGAAGAGTGGGACAATGGGATGCCTGAATATTTCAATTTCGGATATGATATCATTGATGCCTGGGCAAAGGAAGATCGCAACAAGCTTGCAATGATCTGGGTAAACCAGAAGGGTGAGGAGAAGAAGTACACCTTCAGGGACCTGATGAAACTCTCCAACCAGGCAGCGAACATCTTTCTCAAATACGGCATCAACAAGGGCGACAGGGTCATGCTGATGCTCCACCGCGTGCCGGAGTGGTGGATATTTGTAATTGCATTGATCAAACTTGGTGCTGTTGTGTGCCCGTGTCCGACACTTCTGACATCAAGTGACCTTCAGTACAGGATCAACGCAGGTAAGTTCAAGATGGCAGTTACTGACCTTGAAAATACACCTAAGTTCGATGAGGTCCGGATGGATTGCCCTTCTCTTAAGGAATGCATGTTAGTTGACGGTGAGAAAGATGACTGGATTAGTTTCCAGTACGAGCTCCTGTATCCTGCACCTGTGTCGCATCATTCGGTATCCATGCCTGCGCTTACAAGTTCAACTGATCCGATGCTGATATATTTCACCTCGGGAACGACGGGCAAAGGAAAGATGGTACTCCATAACCATGCATATCCGCTGGGTCACAGGGTCACTGCAGAGCTGTGGCAGGACCTGACCGAGAACGACCTGCATTTCACCTACTCGGATACCGGCTGGGCAAAATGCGCATGGGGCAAGATATTTGGCCAATGGATAGCAGGCTCATGTATTTTTGTGTATGATGTCAGAGGGAAATTCAAAGCGACCGAATTACTCCCGCTTATCGAGAAGTATGAGGTCACAAGTTTCTGCTGTCCTCCCACCATTTACAGGATGCTCATTCTTGCAGATCTGAGCAAGTTCGACCTCACCCAGCTCCGTCACTGCTGTAGTGCAGGCGAACCGCTAAATCCTGAGGTTATCAAGGTATGGAAGGAAGGAACAGGTCTTAGCATCTACGAGGGCTACGGCCAGACAGAGACCTGCTGTGCCATTGCATCCTTCACCTGCTTGGAAAACAAGCCCGGTTCAATGGGAAAACCATCCCCTGGCTGGAATATTGAACTGCACGATGACGACGGCAACCCGGTGGATAATTTTGAGGAAGGAAGGATCGCAGTTTCACTTGACCCACGACCTCTGGGCCTTATTGTCAAATACGTTAACAACGATGAGGAGAACGAAAAGTCATTCCAGAATGGCTTTTATTACACCGGTGACAAGGCATACAGGGATGAGGATGGCTACTTCTGGTTCGTAGGCCGCGATGATGATGTCATCAAGAGCTCAGGATACCGTATTGGCCCATTCGAGGTGGAAAGTGCCCTCCTTGAGCATCCTGCTGTCTAGGAATCCGCTGTTATCGGCGTTCCGGATAATATCAGGGGTATGATCGTCAAGGCTTTCATAGTACTGCGTGACGGATTCGTGCCATCGGAGAACCTGATAAAAGAGCTTCAGGACCACGTGAAGCATACAACAGCCCCATACAAGTACCCGAGGAGTGTTGAATTCGTGAATGACCTGCCAAAGACCATCGGCGGCAAGATCAAGAGGAAGGAGCTTCGGCACATGGAAGCCGAGAAGATTAATTGTGAGTGATGTTTCGGAGTATAGCAATCTGTGGGGATTGATCTCCACGTGTTTTTTATTCGATGCAGGCAACAAGTAAAGTCTTGAAGCTATGTTCATTCCCTGAATAACTGTGTGTCCGTAACATGCTTTTCTTTATGAGGAAACTCCCTTTCGAATTTCTCAACCTCTTCCGCGGTAACTTCAAAAGAATCTGATGCGAAGAATTTCCCGGATACTGGTCCAAGACTACCTTCATAGAGTTCCAGTGCCATGAAAGCATCGAAGTTCTCACCGGTAGCTGTCTGGATGTTATATTCTATGGTATTTACGAAACCGAATCTCTTATAGTATTCAGGCTCACCAAAGATAAATATGCCTTTATACCCCAATTCTCTTGCCTTTTCAATAGAGCAGTTCATGAGCATTGAGCCGATCCCCTTTTTTTGATATGAAGGCAATACTCCGATCGGACCCATGCACAGGACTTCAAATTCCTTGTTCTCGTCATTGATCACTTTTGCTTTTGAAGACAATGTTGCCTACGATCATGTTCCCATCACATGCAACATAATCCATCTCCTTTACAAAATCAGGTGATCCTCTCATATGGTGCAAAACAAGATGTTCGACACATCCGGGTTTGTACAGGTCCCAGAATGCTTCTCTTGTCACATTTTCCACATCTCTAAAGTCGCTTTCAGCTTCCGGGCGGATTGAAATATTCATGAGTATTTGCCTCTTTTTTACGATAAGGTGATTTAATAATAACGCTTTTTAAACTTTATTGATCTAAACGGAAAATGAAGGACATCTTTAAAATATTTGGTCTTTTGGATTTGTAGCAACCTGCCCATAAATCCTTCTTAATACCGGATTGAAGCAGGCTTCAACAAGGAACACATCCTGCTCATTCAAATGCCACAACTTCAGTACTTTTAGACATAACCTCCCGGATGTACAATCCTCCCAGTACAGGTCCTGTTACAAACAAAAAAGAGAACATCAAAGCAGCCATGAGTTCACTATTAACA is part of the Methanococcoides methylutens genome and harbors:
- a CDS encoding AMP-binding enzyme, which produces MGVPDNIRGMIVKAFIVLRDGFVPSENLIKELQDHVKHTTAPYKYPRSVEFVNDLPKTIGGKIKRKELRHMEAEKINCE
- a CDS encoding GNAT family N-acetyltransferase, whose protein sequence is MSSKAKVINDENKEFEVLCMGPIGVLPSYQKKGIGSMLMNCSIEKARELGYKGIFIFGEPEYYKRFGFVNTIEYNIQTATGENFDAFMALELYEGSLGPVSGKFFASDSFEVTAEEVEKFEREFPHKEKHVTDTQLFRE
- a CDS encoding ABC transporter substrate-binding protein, producing the protein MKRTALFLISILLMATFLSGCVESTGGATSESEDITIGALLPLTGGLSSIGEASQTALAVSADDINGYFSGLGSGKNVNVIVKDTESNPEMALEQLKELDEMGITLVIGPQSSNEAEAVLEYANENGITLLSTASTAPSLAIPDDNLFRLVPDDTNQGMVLARFMQEDDISTVIPMYRNDVWGNGLSDEVRKSFEDLDGTVLEGVTYETENVDFSAEVESLNEKVVAATSENDAGSIAVVLCSYGEVTEIFALAQNYPALSDVNWYGTDGIALNKGLIDDNDAASFAATINVKAPIYGYIRANDRYQEIAPRIEEQLGRLPESYALTTYDALWIATFVDLDSIPNDDESVKRAMKTLTDSHFGMSGWTILDENGDRKYWNYDIWTVTEEDGSYQWELCGKIILPYEDNMLIMQGEELGFAQ
- a CDS encoding AMP-binding protein, with translation MTTEKQHYLTPQEAAKKLRVETKTIHTWLEEGTIDGLNVGRLWRIPRSQLEQAGTNCFTENMDTLNVKDIPRNMCNYNKAREEWDNGMPEYFNFGYDIIDAWAKEDRNKLAMIWVNQKGEEKKYTFRDLMKLSNQAANIFLKYGINKGDRVMLMLHRVPEWWIFVIALIKLGAVVCPCPTLLTSSDLQYRINAGKFKMAVTDLENTPKFDEVRMDCPSLKECMLVDGEKDDWISFQYELLYPAPVSHHSVSMPALTSSTDPMLIYFTSGTTGKGKMVLHNHAYPLGHRVTAELWQDLTENDLHFTYSDTGWAKCAWGKIFGQWIAGSCIFVYDVRGKFKATELLPLIEKYEVTSFCCPPTIYRMLILADLSKFDLTQLRHCCSAGEPLNPEVIKVWKEGTGLSIYEGYGQTETCCAIASFTCLENKPGSMGKPSPGWNIELHDDDGNPVDNFEEGRIAVSLDPRPLGLIVKYVNNDEENEKSFQNGFYYTGDKAYRDEDGYFWFVGRDDDVIKSSGYRIGPFEVESALLEHPAV